Below is a window of Rariglobus hedericola DNA.
CGGTCTGCCCGTCATCACCTTTATCGACACCCCCGGCGCCTATCCCGGCCTCGGTTCCGAAGAGCGCCACGTCTCCGAAGCCATCGCGACCAACCTCCGCGAGATGGCCATGCTCCGCGTTCCCTCGATCTCCATCGTCGTCGGCGAAGGCGGCTCGGGCGGCGCCCTCGGCATCGGCGTGACCGACCGCGTGCTCATTTTCGAAAACAGCTACTACTCCGTCATCTCGCCCGAAGGTTGCGCGGCGATCCTCTGGAAAGATCCGGCCGCCGCCCCGAAGGCCGCCGAAGCCCTCAAGCTCAACGCCGACCAGCTGGAAAAACTCGGCGTGGTCGACGAAGTCATCGCGGAGCCATTTGGTGGCGCGCACAACGACTACGCCAAGGCCGCCGCCACGTTGCGCTACGCGTTACACAAGCATCTCAACGACCTGCGCGGCCTCAAGGGCGATGCGCTCCTCGATGCGCGCTACGAGCGTTACCGCCGCCTCGGCATCTACGAAGAAGCCGGCGTGGTGCACAACTGACGCGAAAACCTGAAACTTTGAAACCTGAGGCCTGAAGTTCTGACTTTTCAGGTTTCAAGTTTCAGCCTTCAGGTTTCTTCGCCCGTTAACGTC
It encodes the following:
- a CDS encoding acetyl-CoA carboxylase carboxyltransferase subunit alpha, which translates into the protein MEKPAYTLEFEKPLRDLSAQLEQLSQQSLENNLDLASEIAGIERKIAATQREIYSSLTPWQKVQIARHPKRPYALDYVNLLCEGFVELHGDRQFNDDRALIGGTAFFNGEAVMIIAQQKGRETKEKIARNFGMPQPEGYRKALRLMKMAEKFGLPVITFIDTPGAYPGLGSEERHVSEAIATNLREMAMLRVPSISIVVGEGGSGGALGIGVTDRVLIFENSYYSVISPEGCAAILWKDPAAAPKAAEALKLNADQLEKLGVVDEVIAEPFGGAHNDYAKAAATLRYALHKHLNDLRGLKGDALLDARYERYRRLGIYEEAGVVHN